ACCGCCACGGTGGCCGACTCGGTCGCGCTCAACAGTGCCTGGGCCGGGGTGACGACCGCCTTCGCCACCGGGTCGCAGCGTTCGCTACCCGATGCGGTACGCGGGTTGCGGCTGCGCGGCGCTCAGCGCATCCTGATCGCCCCGTGGTTCCTGGCGCCCGGGAAGATCACCGACCGGGTGGCGGATTTCGCTGCCGCACAGGGTATTCCGATGTCCGCTCCGCTTGGCGCGCACCGCCTGGTCGCCGAGACCGTGTTGGACCGATTCGACGCGGCGATCGCGTTGCCTGTCGCGGCATAGCCGCATAGTGGTACCTAGTCGATCAGCCGGGTCACCGCGTCGACGAGCCTCTCGCGTTCGGCATCGACGAGGAACGCGGGGTCGGTGGCCAGCCTGCTCAGGAAGCCGTCCAGCAGCACCATGACCCAGGTGGCCAGTTCCGGCGCCGGCAGATCGCGACGCATACAGCCCCGTTGCTGTGCCCGGCGCACCACGTCGCGCAGGCCCGTATGCTGGGCCCGGTCGTCGGCTGCCAGCGCCTCGGCGACAGCGGGTTCGGCCATCACCGCACCGACCGCGCGGATGAAGCCGGGAACCCGCGCGTCCGCGGCGGTGTCGGCGGTATACCTGACCCAGTCCAGCACCACCGCGCGCGGATCATCACGAGGGCCGCGGTCGGAGAACCATTCCCGGGTCTGCTCGGTGCCCACTTCCAGAATCGCCACTAGCACATCGGTTTTCGTCGGGAAGTAGTGGAAGAATGTCCCTGAGCCGACGCCCGCCTGCGCACAGATCGCGGCGGTGGTCGTGGCGGCCACACCGCCGGCGGCGAAACAGGTCATCGCCGCATCCATGATGTGCGCGCGGCGGGCCGCATGTTTGACCGGGTCGACCGTGCGGGCCATCGGGCACCTCCTCAAGACTATTAATAGAGTATCCACTCCGATAATCTGATGTCATGCCGACACCGGAACGCTGGTATCTGGATGCCGACGGACACCGACATATCGTCGAGGTCGAACCCGCAGGCCTCGGGCGGCGGGCGACCTGGTCCGTCGACGGCACGACAGTCGCTCGGCGCCGCAGCGCCGCCGGCCGGATCACCCTCACCCCCGCGTCCGATACCGGTATCGCGGGATCGGTCCGACTGCGGTTCGGCTCGTTCGGTCCAGCCCGCCGGGTGTCCTGGCACCCGCGCAATGACCCCTCGGCCGCGGTGGGCCTGGGCGGCCGGGATTTCCGCGCCGAGGCCGGCTCACGCGCCGCCCGTCGCGACGCCTTCATCGCGGCCCACCCCCGCGCCCACACGGGATACCGCATCACCATGGCCATCGCGACGCTCGCCGTGGCGTTGGCGGTCGGCCCCATCGTCTCCTGGTTCGTCAACAACGTTCCCTGGCGGCACCTCTCGGCCATCCCCTGGCCCGACGTCCAGCTCCCTGATTGGTCTTTCCCTGACTGGCTCAGCGACGTCATCGACGCAATGAAGTTCGTCATCCCGGTCCTCATCGCCTTCGGGCTCGCCCGCCTGGAATTACGCAGACGCAGACAACAGCGCGAACGACACCGGGGCTGAATTCGGCAGACATAGGGTTAGCACATGAGATTCGACGAGTACCGCAGCCATGACGCGACCGGCCTGGCGAAACTGGTGGCGGACAAGCAGATAACGGCAACCGAACTGCTGGAGCTGGCCACCGAGCGCGCGGCCGCTGTGAATCCGCGGATCAACGCGATCGTCCGCGACATCCCGGTACGGCCCACCGACAATCTGAGCGGTCCGTTCGCCGGTGTGCCCTTCCTGATCAAAGATCTCGCCCAGGATTACGCCGGACTGCCCAGCTCGGCCGGTTCCCATTCGCTGCAACATGTTCCGGTCGCCGAGCACTCCACCATCGTGTCGCGCTGGCTCGACGCCGGACTGGTCATCTTCGGCAAGACCAACCTGCCCGAGTTCGGCGCCAAGGGCATCTCCGAGCCGCAGCTGTGGGGGCCCGCCCGCAACCCGTGGAACCTCGACCGGACCCCGGGCGGCTCGTCGGGCGGCTCGGCGGCCGCCGTCGCGGCAGGCATCGTGCCGTGCGCGGGCGCCAATGATGGTGGCGGATCGATCCGCATCCCGGCCGCCTGTTGCGGACTGGTCGGCCTCAAACCCGGCCGTGGCATCACCCCGATGGGCCCGACCAGCGGCGAATCGATGCACGGTTCGGCCGTGCAGGGTGTGGTGTCACGCAGCGTCCGCGATACCGCGGCGATGCTGGACGTCATCGCCGGCGGGGAACCGTTCGGGCCTTACTCGCCGGCCCCGGCCGCCGCCCCGTACGCATCGGCCGTGGGTCAGGATCCCGGCGGCCTGCGGATCGGTGTGCGTGTCCCCGCCGCCATCACCCCTCATCCGGACCGCGAGGCGTACGCCGCGGTGGAGAAAACCGTCGCGACGCTCACCGAACTGGGTCACCATGTCGAGGAGCTGCCCAAGGCACCGTTCGACGATGCCGCCCTGGCCCGCGACTTCCTGCTGACCTGGTTCGTCTACCTCGCCTGGGAGGTCGACGAGGCCAAGCGCGTCACAGGCTGCGGTGACGAGATGTTCGAGCGGGACACCCTGATCATGGCCGCGATCGGACGCGCGACCCGCGGCGTGGATTACGTCGACGCGGTGCAGCGCCGCCACGAGCACACCCGCAGGCTCAGCACCTTCTTCGAGAGCTACGACCTGCTGCTGACGCCGACACTGGCGACAGCGCCGCCGCGCATCGGCGAATTCGATCTGCCCGTCGCGTTGCAGCGCGGCGCCGACCTGCTGCTCAAGACCCGCACCGCAAAACTGCTGCGCTACACCAAGATCGTCGACGACATGGTCGACAAGAACCTCGGCTGGGTGCCCTATACGCAGCTGGCCAACATCACCGGCCGACCCGCGATCACCCTGCCGCTGCACTGGACTGTCGACGGGCTCCCCCTCGGTGTCCAGTTCGTCGCGCCGCTGGCCGGCGAGTCCCTGCTGCTGACGCTGGCCGGCCAGTTGGAGCAGGCGCTGCCGTGGGCCGACCGGGTGGCGCCGCTGTGACGCCGAACGCTAGGTGAGCGCCTCGCTGCGCACCTCGGCGCTCTGGGTCGCACCGGCGATCTCGGGTACCCGGGTGGCCCGCACGTAGACCGTGTCCCCCGCACGCAGACCCAACGCCTCGGCGTCTCCGCGGGTGATCTGGGCGGTGAACGGAGTGCCGTTGACCGAACTGGTCAGTTCCACCCGCACCTCGAAGCCCAGGGTGACGATCCGGTCGATGGTCGCCTTGGTGACGCCGGTGGATTCGGCGGTACCGTCACCGGCCGCAATCGCCATGTCCGGGTTGCGTCCCACCCGGATGTCGTGCGGACGCACCAGGATTCCGTTGAGCAGCGACACGGTGCCCAGGAACGACATCACGAACGGGTTGGCGGGGGCGTCGTACACCTCGGTGGGCGAACCCACCTGTTCGATGCGCCCCTTGTTCAGCACCGCGATGCGGTCGGCGACATCGAGCGCCTCGGCCTGATCGTGGGTGACCAAAACGGTGGTCACGTGCACGTCATCGTGCAGGCGGCGCAGCCAGGACCGCAGATCCTCACGGACCTTGGCATCCAGCGCACCGAATGGCTCGTCGAGCAGCAACACTTCGGGATCGACGGCCAGTGCCCTGGCCAGCGCCATCCGCTGGCGCTGCCCACCGGAAAGCTGTGCGGGATAACGGTTCTGAAAACCGGCAAGGCCGACCACCTCGAGCAGATTGTCGACCTTCTCCTTGATCTCGTTCTTGGGCTTCTTGCGGATGGACAACCCGAACGCCACGTTGTCGCGCACGGTGAGGTGCTTGAACGCGGCA
This DNA window, taken from Mycolicibacterium neoaurum, encodes the following:
- a CDS encoding TetR/AcrR family transcriptional regulator; protein product: MARTVDPVKHAARRAHIMDAAMTCFAAGGVAATTTAAICAQAGVGSGTFFHYFPTKTDVLVAILEVGTEQTREWFSDRGPRDDPRAVVLDWVRYTADTAADARVPGFIRAVGAVMAEPAVAEALAADDRAQHTGLRDVVRRAQQRGCMRRDLPAPELATWVMVLLDGFLSRLATDPAFLVDAERERLVDAVTRLID
- a CDS encoding amidase, which codes for MRFDEYRSHDATGLAKLVADKQITATELLELATERAAAVNPRINAIVRDIPVRPTDNLSGPFAGVPFLIKDLAQDYAGLPSSAGSHSLQHVPVAEHSTIVSRWLDAGLVIFGKTNLPEFGAKGISEPQLWGPARNPWNLDRTPGGSSGGSAAAVAAGIVPCAGANDGGGSIRIPAACCGLVGLKPGRGITPMGPTSGESMHGSAVQGVVSRSVRDTAAMLDVIAGGEPFGPYSPAPAAAPYASAVGQDPGGLRIGVRVPAAITPHPDREAYAAVEKTVATLTELGHHVEELPKAPFDDAALARDFLLTWFVYLAWEVDEAKRVTGCGDEMFERDTLIMAAIGRATRGVDYVDAVQRRHEHTRRLSTFFESYDLLLTPTLATAPPRIGEFDLPVALQRGADLLLKTRTAKLLRYTKIVDDMVDKNLGWVPYTQLANITGRPAITLPLHWTVDGLPLGVQFVAPLAGESLLLTLAGQLEQALPWADRVAPL
- a CDS encoding sulfate/molybdate ABC transporter ATP-binding protein; amino-acid sequence: MSETAITVKGANKHYGDFAALDNIDFVVPKGSLTALLGPSGSGKSTLLRAIAGLDQPDTGSITINGRDVTGVPPQKRGIGFVFQHYAAFKHLTVRDNVAFGLSIRKKPKNEIKEKVDNLLEVVGLAGFQNRYPAQLSGGQRQRMALARALAVDPEVLLLDEPFGALDAKVREDLRSWLRRLHDDVHVTTVLVTHDQAEALDVADRIAVLNKGRIEQVGSPTEVYDAPANPFVMSFLGTVSLLNGILVRPHDIRVGRNPDMAIAAGDGTAESTGVTKATIDRIVTLGFEVRVELTSSVNGTPFTAQITRGDAEALGLRAGDTVYVRATRVPEIAGATQSAEVRSEALT